A single genomic interval of Rhodoligotrophos appendicifer harbors:
- the cheB gene encoding chemotaxis-specific protein-glutamate methyltransferase CheB, with translation MSFEKGRVRVLIVEDSRVVRELLAHIISQDPRLSLVGAVETAEEALAQLSVTQPDVISMDIRLPGMDGLEATRRIMAQRPTPIVVIAGSIEDQALQISMSALRAGALSVVEKPVGTTNANYQKIAETITTQLYIMSQVAVIRRREGYVRRPTGSELPPVDATKPVTRPAIIGMAASTGGPPALAQVLGTLPRGFPVPIVLVQHMGPSFMEGFASWLRSVVKLDVTIAEDGIVPSPGTVYVAPGDRHLVIGPQRRLAISDAAPYNGQRPSANLLFKSIARGFGAYSMGILLTGMGEDGAEGLAEIRQAGGFTIAEHESTAVVYGMPAVAIRRGAASVSLPLGLIGPRLISICEGVT, from the coding sequence ATGAGTTTCGAAAAAGGTCGCGTCCGCGTTCTCATCGTCGAGGATTCCCGGGTCGTGCGGGAACTCCTCGCCCATATCATCAGCCAGGATCCGCGGCTTTCCCTCGTGGGGGCGGTGGAGACGGCGGAAGAGGCTCTGGCCCAGCTTTCGGTGACGCAGCCCGACGTGATCTCCATGGATATCCGCCTGCCGGGCATGGACGGGCTGGAGGCGACGCGACGCATCATGGCCCAGCGGCCGACGCCGATCGTGGTCATCGCCGGGAGCATCGAAGACCAAGCGCTGCAGATCTCCATGAGTGCGCTGCGCGCCGGGGCGCTGTCGGTCGTGGAGAAGCCGGTCGGCACCACCAACGCCAATTACCAGAAGATCGCCGAAACCATCACGACCCAGCTCTACATCATGAGCCAAGTCGCCGTGATCCGGCGCCGCGAGGGCTATGTCCGACGGCCGACGGGATCCGAACTGCCGCCGGTCGATGCAACCAAACCAGTGACGCGGCCCGCGATCATCGGCATGGCGGCGTCCACGGGCGGCCCGCCCGCCCTTGCCCAGGTGCTCGGCACCCTGCCGCGCGGCTTCCCGGTGCCGATCGTGCTGGTGCAGCATATGGGGCCCTCCTTCATGGAGGGGTTCGCCTCCTGGCTCAGGAGCGTCGTGAAGCTGGATGTGACGATCGCCGAAGATGGGATCGTCCCCAGTCCCGGCACCGTCTATGTGGCCCCAGGCGACCGGCATCTGGTGATCGGTCCACAGCGCCGGCTGGCGATCAGCGACGCAGCGCCCTATAACGGACAGCGTCCCTCGGCCAATCTGCTGTTCAAATCCATCGCCCGGGGGTTCGGCGCCTATTCCATGGGGATCCTGCTCACGGGAATGGGCGAGGACGGCGCAGAGGGGCTGGCGGAGATCCGACAGGCCGGAGGTTTCACCATCGCGGAGCATGAGAGCACAGCCGTGGTCTACGGCATGCCGGCTGTGGCCATCCGCCGGGGGGCGGCGAGCGTCAGCCTGCCCCTGGGGCTCATCGGACCGCGACTGATCAGCATCTGCGAGGGCGTCACGTGA
- a CDS encoding response regulator has protein sequence MQSIRDQLLAAFDAEHREHLAAIRHALTLAEKGLAADFLDVFRRAHSLKGAARAVDMPDVEELAHHLETLFSEVANGERTLDRPLSLTIERVLDSLEAHVAAVLAGESPPAVTSVLADMDAAPAAEPAPANATVAGQAPENPPEIMGAPDTAPVQEYLRIRAETVTKASQSAHELARAIQSRTRLDQELKGLAGQLHALESTWGKLRGTLQKAGNSYERFSAFQSDLRTVTRQFSRLVQKQRRSQWLVEQLGKNIRTDVERLSLVSAESVFGSFGRMTRDIARGDGKVIEVQMEGLELLVDRGLLQALKDPLMHLLRNAVSHGAEMPSERLAAGKPEAVQISLALQSRGSQLEIRVSDDGRGLDFDRIEKIAAERGLLEANPGISRQQQLTSVLLRPGFTTSREIDRLSGRGIGLSVVHEAIRKMHGSLDIKPGNSGGTEVIISVPMSMSRQALVMVSAGNQIYGIPAHAVEKVMRVHADDLGTITGQPVVSVELEDGELTTTLRGLETLVAGAGVEIPAEAGRIRAILVRSAGDHCALAVDELLDVDTHVIEDPLILGADRTLISGVVVLEDGTPALVLSPEGLAERWRLDGGRPQIGEIAARGADPIIAQKVILVVDDSITTRTLEKNLLETQGFRVLVSVDGIDALDTLRRSMHVDLVLADIEMPRMDGFGLLTAMKSDPRLESIPVVMMTSRAAPEDIKRGLDLGADAYITKQKFDQRELLATINQLI, from the coding sequence GTGCAGAGCATCCGCGATCAGCTATTGGCAGCCTTCGATGCCGAGCACCGGGAGCACCTGGCAGCGATCCGCCATGCGCTGACCCTTGCAGAGAAGGGCTTAGCGGCTGATTTCCTTGATGTTTTTCGCCGGGCACACAGTCTCAAGGGTGCCGCCCGGGCCGTGGACATGCCGGATGTCGAAGAACTGGCACATCATCTGGAGACACTGTTCTCAGAAGTGGCCAACGGGGAGCGGACGCTCGACCGGCCGCTGAGTCTAACAATCGAACGGGTGCTCGATTCGCTGGAGGCACATGTCGCCGCGGTGCTCGCCGGGGAGAGCCCTCCCGCCGTGACGTCCGTCCTGGCTGACATGGACGCCGCCCCGGCTGCGGAGCCCGCCCCGGCCAACGCCACGGTCGCTGGGCAAGCTCCTGAAAATCCACCGGAAATCATGGGCGCGCCGGACACTGCTCCAGTCCAGGAATATCTGCGGATCCGCGCCGAGACCGTCACCAAAGCCAGCCAATCGGCCCATGAACTGGCCCGGGCGATACAGTCTCGCACCCGTCTGGACCAAGAGCTCAAGGGGTTGGCCGGCCAGCTCCACGCCCTTGAATCCACCTGGGGTAAGCTGCGCGGGACATTGCAAAAAGCCGGCAACAGTTACGAGCGTTTCAGTGCGTTCCAGAGCGATCTGCGCACTGTCACGCGCCAATTCTCCAGATTGGTGCAAAAGCAGCGGCGATCACAATGGCTGGTTGAGCAACTTGGGAAAAATATCCGAACGGATGTAGAGCGTCTGTCGCTCGTCTCGGCCGAGTCGGTCTTCGGAAGTTTCGGGCGGATGACCCGAGACATCGCCCGCGGTGACGGCAAGGTCATCGAGGTGCAGATGGAGGGTCTCGAGCTGCTCGTCGACCGCGGTCTCCTGCAGGCCCTGAAAGATCCCCTCATGCATCTGCTGCGCAATGCGGTGAGCCATGGCGCCGAGATGCCGAGCGAGCGCCTGGCGGCCGGCAAGCCGGAGGCGGTCCAGATCAGCCTTGCCTTGCAGTCGCGGGGAAGCCAGCTGGAAATCCGCGTCAGCGACGACGGACGCGGGTTGGATTTCGACCGGATCGAGAAAATCGCGGCCGAACGGGGATTACTCGAGGCGAATCCGGGGATAAGTCGTCAACAGCAGCTCACATCGGTGCTGCTGCGGCCCGGCTTCACAACCAGCCGAGAGATCGACCGGCTTTCGGGGAGAGGGATCGGCCTGTCGGTCGTCCATGAGGCGATCCGGAAAATGCATGGCTCGCTCGACATCAAGCCTGGGAACTCCGGAGGCACCGAAGTCATTATTTCGGTTCCGATGTCGATGTCCCGGCAAGCCTTGGTCATGGTGAGTGCCGGAAACCAGATCTACGGGATCCCCGCCCATGCGGTCGAAAAAGTCATGAGGGTGCACGCCGACGACCTCGGAACGATCACCGGGCAGCCGGTGGTGTCGGTGGAGCTCGAGGACGGCGAGCTGACGACGACCCTGCGCGGCCTGGAGACGCTGGTCGCCGGCGCCGGGGTCGAGATCCCGGCCGAGGCCGGGCGCATCAGGGCCATTCTCGTGCGCTCTGCCGGCGATCATTGCGCCCTGGCGGTGGATGAATTGCTGGATGTCGACACCCATGTGATCGAGGATCCGCTCATTCTCGGGGCGGACCGGACGCTGATCAGCGGCGTGGTGGTGCTGGAAGACGGCACGCCCGCCCTGGTGCTCTCACCGGAAGGCCTGGCGGAGCGTTGGCGCCTCGATGGCGGGCGCCCGCAAATCGGCGAGATCGCCGCGCGCGGGGCCGACCCGATCATCGCGCAGAAGGTGATCCTCGTGGTCGATGATTCCATCACCACGCGGACCCTGGAGAAGAACCTGCTGGAGACGCAAGGATTCCGCGTGCTGGTGAGCGTCGACGGCATCGACGCGCTGGACACTTTGCGGCGATCCATGCATGTCGACCTGGTGCTCGCCGATATCGAGATGCCGCGGATGGACGGCTTCGGCCTCCTGACCGCCATGAAGAGCGACCCGCGGCTGGAGAGCATACCGGTGGTGATGATGACCTCGAGGGCCGCGCCGGAAGACATCAAACGCGGCCTGGACCTCGGAGCGGATGCCTATATCACCAAACAGAAATTCGACCAGCGCGAGCTGCTCGCCACGATCAATCAATTGATATGA
- a CDS encoding methyl-accepting chemotaxis protein, with product MIVGLSIGNRILLGFALIIAVLIGVSFYILAQFGTVRDATDLIVTRDFATMRQFDRALTEERTLGAAQEQSLAAFLFRQLGRVTPGEEPSAVWRRQAAVTEGVLSETLSSVEGYRDQAIAIERKEAWTRLTQSLKQASEQFQKLRTETERQFAAISANNLDEAIAAQDRIVAERVEFLRIFEDSRDVLTGVVVAGQNRSTEIYNTSRQSIVIALILTVILGIVVSYALRQSIVRPLTAFMDFAEQVGQGDLNARAHTGSNELGRLGGSLNEMVGGLRTLTLQGREATGNLNAAAEEIRASTQEQAASVAEQLAAVQETAATVDEITHAGAQIGKRAQEVIAGAQSTVQTSNAGLKAVDDATKAMDLIREQAEAVAENIVSLSEKTQAIGDIIATVNDISERSHLLALNAAIEAAAAGEAGRSFAVVAAEMKMLADQAKEATSQVRSILGDIQRGINFSVMLTEEAVKRVTAGKEQTDTAQQTIEEITGQMQENVQTFQQIVASTNQQQLGIEQVMGALQNIREASQQTAESTRQLDQAAENLTKLSQQLVGLTERYKV from the coding sequence ATGATCGTGGGCTTGTCCATCGGAAATAGAATACTTCTGGGATTTGCACTGATCATCGCAGTCTTGATCGGAGTATCCTTTTACATCTTGGCGCAGTTCGGAACTGTCAGGGATGCAACGGATCTTATTGTCACGCGCGATTTCGCGACGATGCGGCAGTTTGATCGTGCGCTTACTGAAGAGCGGACTTTAGGAGCGGCGCAAGAGCAGAGTCTCGCCGCGTTTCTCTTCCGACAACTGGGACGGGTCACGCCGGGCGAAGAGCCCAGCGCCGTCTGGAGACGGCAGGCAGCGGTCACCGAGGGGGTCCTCTCCGAGACACTTTCCTCAGTCGAAGGCTATCGCGACCAAGCTATCGCCATCGAACGAAAAGAAGCCTGGACCCGTTTGACGCAAAGCTTGAAGCAAGCAAGTGAACAGTTCCAGAAATTGCGGACCGAGACTGAACGTCAGTTCGCTGCGATTAGTGCCAATAACCTCGATGAGGCCATTGCTGCGCAGGATCGGATTGTTGCAGAGCGTGTCGAATTCTTGAGAATATTTGAGGATAGCCGAGATGTCCTGACGGGCGTGGTGGTGGCGGGCCAGAACCGGTCGACAGAAATCTACAATACCAGCCGGCAATCGATCGTCATTGCACTGATCTTGACGGTTATACTGGGCATCGTCGTGAGTTATGCTTTGCGGCAGTCCATCGTCCGGCCCCTGACCGCCTTCATGGATTTCGCCGAGCAGGTGGGTCAAGGGGACCTCAATGCGCGCGCCCATACCGGAAGTAACGAGCTCGGCCGGCTGGGCGGCTCGCTCAACGAAATGGTGGGCGGACTGAGAACACTCACCCTGCAGGGGCGCGAGGCGACGGGCAATCTCAACGCAGCGGCGGAAGAGATCCGCGCCTCAACCCAGGAGCAGGCCGCCAGCGTCGCCGAGCAGCTGGCCGCCGTGCAGGAGACGGCCGCAACCGTCGACGAGATCACTCATGCCGGAGCGCAAATCGGCAAGCGCGCCCAAGAGGTTATCGCCGGTGCGCAAAGCACGGTGCAGACCAGCAATGCCGGTCTGAAAGCTGTCGATGATGCCACCAAAGCCATGGATCTCATTCGCGAGCAGGCCGAAGCCGTCGCCGAAAACATCGTGTCCCTGAGCGAAAAGACACAGGCCATCGGCGATATCATCGCCACTGTGAACGATATTTCGGAGCGCTCACATCTCTTAGCGCTCAACGCGGCGATCGAGGCCGCTGCCGCCGGCGAGGCCGGACGAAGCTTCGCGGTGGTCGCCGCCGAGATGAAAATGCTGGCGGATCAAGCCAAGGAGGCGACCAGCCAGGTGCGCTCCATCCTTGGGGATATCCAGCGCGGCATCAATTTTTCAGTCATGCTGACCGAAGAAGCCGTAAAAAGAGTTACGGCAGGAAAAGAGCAGACGGACACGGCTCAGCAGACAATCGAAGAAATCACCGGTCAGATGCAAGAAAACGTGCAGACTTTCCAGCAAATCGTTGCTTCCACAAATCAGCAACAGCTGGGCATCGAGCAGGTCATGGGGGCGCTACAGAATATCCGAGAGGCCAGCCAGCAGACTGCGGAAAGCACCCGGCAATTGGACCAAGCTGCTGAAAACCTTACCAAATTATCCCAGCAGCTGGTCGGATTGACGGAGCGGTACAAGGTTTGA
- a CDS encoding chemotaxis protein CheW: MPKRAKFSPEAQRRQQEIIGHRRDAKRTAKEFREAILDERTRRLVQREAEDVAQAPWDREGVVLCHAGGERFGLRLREVRAIVPDEHVVSCPSTVSDLSGIYAASDGLYNVIDLASLVGLKSTAADNAKLVLLHFPNGRVAFRVDDVEQVDDFRYTEGNFELGLPLEASGAIRYADGQEGGGETVAFLTLGPLLEPLFAKSLSGAR, from the coding sequence ATGCCTAAAAGAGCCAAATTTTCGCCTGAAGCGCAGCGGCGGCAACAGGAAATCATCGGACATCGCCGCGATGCGAAGCGCACGGCGAAGGAATTCCGGGAAGCCATTCTCGACGAGCGGACACGGCGTTTGGTGCAACGCGAGGCGGAAGATGTCGCGCAGGCGCCCTGGGACCGGGAGGGTGTGGTCCTGTGCCATGCCGGCGGTGAACGCTTCGGCCTCCGGCTCAGGGAAGTCCGCGCGATCGTCCCTGATGAACATGTTGTGTCATGCCCAAGTACAGTCTCAGACCTTTCAGGCATATACGCTGCTTCCGATGGTCTCTACAATGTCATCGACCTTGCAAGTCTTGTCGGATTGAAGTCAACCGCTGCGGACAATGCGAAGCTGGTTCTCCTTCACTTTCCCAATGGGCGTGTCGCCTTTAGGGTGGATGATGTCGAGCAAGTCGATGACTTCCGATATACTGAGGGGAATTTTGAACTTGGTCTGCCACTGGAAGCGAGCGGTGCAATCCGCTATGCAGACGGTCAGGAGGGAGGCGGCGAGACGGTCGCCTTCTTGACGCTTGGCCCTTTGCTTGAACCATTGTTCGCAAAATCACTGTCGGGAGCACGATGA
- a CDS encoding CheR family methyltransferase, whose amino-acid sequence MERPARRISSMKSRVSDSWQGDPAFARLKKLIIDRTGHAYFDDKDSALWERIKRRLVATQSSSSDDYMAFLQDSRAGEAEWARLEAEITIGETFFFRYLEQFAALRTTILPDIVQRNAESRRIRIWSAGCSTGAETYSIAIVLKELLAAEFDAWRVRIVGTDINEDSLAVARHGWYGQWALRTVSSAERSKYFVVNPEGKQWRIRPEFHSIPAFERHNLLSLLNDTSPLQFSDFDLILCRNVLIYFEPDTAIAIMGKLRDRLAPDGWLLVGTAEPSPIFSGMLGVVTLPGTIAYRRSEILAAEETHLRGGFEDTNVRPIEPGPGKAISKSPTARAKKTSKSIIPAVAPEKEQSTPVDEVKDLAGRGDLTAALLRCREILRKESENPLPHYYEGLITQALADQKSADLAFRKAIYLDKGFIMAHFQLGLLKLREGDRQSGRRFMINAVRLANALPDHSLVDEGNGLSVLLLKQSIALHLGQDATG is encoded by the coding sequence ATGGAGCGACCTGCCAGGCGAATCTCGTCCATGAAGAGCCGTGTTTCAGACTCCTGGCAAGGGGATCCGGCCTTTGCCAGATTGAAGAAACTAATCATCGACCGCACAGGGCATGCCTATTTCGATGACAAAGACAGTGCCTTATGGGAGCGGATCAAGCGGCGGCTCGTCGCAACGCAGTCGTCAAGCAGCGATGACTACATGGCCTTCCTCCAGGACTCTCGCGCCGGTGAAGCCGAATGGGCGCGGCTGGAAGCGGAGATTACCATTGGAGAGACCTTTTTCTTCCGTTACCTCGAACAGTTCGCCGCGTTGCGGACGACCATCCTGCCCGACATCGTTCAACGGAACGCCGAGTCCCGGAGGATCCGAATCTGGAGCGCCGGCTGTTCCACCGGAGCGGAAACCTATTCCATTGCGATCGTTCTCAAGGAACTTCTTGCAGCAGAATTCGACGCCTGGCGGGTGAGGATCGTCGGGACCGACATCAACGAGGATTCCCTGGCTGTGGCTCGCCATGGCTGGTATGGCCAATGGGCTCTCCGGACCGTGAGCAGTGCGGAGCGCAGCAAGTATTTCGTCGTCAATCCTGAGGGAAAGCAATGGCGGATTCGGCCCGAATTCCACAGCATTCCGGCTTTCGAGCGACATAATCTTCTCAGTCTGCTGAACGACACTTCTCCGCTGCAGTTTAGTGATTTCGACCTGATTTTGTGTCGCAACGTTCTCATTTATTTCGAGCCGGACACGGCCATTGCCATCATGGGCAAACTTCGCGACCGACTGGCCCCCGACGGATGGCTGCTGGTGGGGACGGCGGAGCCTAGTCCAATCTTTTCAGGCATGTTGGGGGTCGTTACTCTTCCCGGAACTATTGCCTATCGCCGCTCCGAGATCTTGGCGGCGGAGGAGACTCATCTTCGCGGCGGCTTTGAAGACACCAATGTCCGGCCCATCGAGCCAGGCCCGGGCAAGGCGATTTCAAAATCCCCAACGGCCCGGGCGAAAAAGACATCAAAGAGTATAATACCTGCGGTAGCACCCGAGAAAGAACAGTCGACACCTGTCGATGAAGTCAAGGATCTGGCGGGTCGAGGAGATCTGACCGCTGCTCTCTTGAGGTGCCGAGAAATACTGCGTAAAGAGTCGGAAAATCCATTGCCTCATTACTATGAGGGGTTGATTACTCAGGCTCTCGCCGATCAGAAATCGGCAGATCTTGCGTTTCGAAAGGCAATCTATCTGGACAAAGGTTTCATCATGGCGCATTTCCAGCTTGGGCTGCTCAAGCTCCGCGAAGGCGACAGACAATCGGGGCGGCGATTCATGATTAATGCAGTTCGACTGGCCAATGCTCTCCCAGATCATTCGCTGGTCGATGAAGGAAACGGGCTTTCCGTGCTACTGCTCAAGCAAAGCATCGCGCTTCATCTCGGCCAGGATGCCACCGGATAA
- a CDS encoding chemotaxis protein CheW: MKQIVVFTAGDLLCAFTASAVEEILPMPRLWRHPSLPRVVEGFFRFGSTVVATLNFNLLFDIPKSRGDEGELYQHLVLIKAREGQLIAVLVERVVDVTMADMVAVEVTSESESLNDCVEQGVAYGERFVSVLNSQRLMIETERQKLTDMTREAERRAAEWSDLPGESRP, from the coding sequence ATGAAGCAGATTGTCGTGTTCACCGCCGGAGATCTGCTTTGCGCCTTCACGGCGAGCGCCGTGGAAGAAATTTTGCCGATGCCGCGATTGTGGCGTCACCCCAGTCTGCCCAGGGTTGTCGAAGGCTTCTTCCGGTTCGGATCGACGGTCGTTGCGACCCTCAACTTCAATCTGCTTTTCGATATCCCGAAAAGCAGAGGCGATGAAGGCGAACTCTATCAGCATCTGGTGTTGATCAAGGCGAGAGAAGGTCAGTTGATCGCAGTGCTGGTGGAGCGGGTCGTCGACGTGACAATGGCCGACATGGTGGCCGTCGAGGTGACATCGGAGAGTGAGAGCCTCAATGATTGTGTGGAACAAGGCGTTGCTTATGGGGAACGTTTCGTTTCGGTTCTGAATTCTCAAAGGCTGATGATCGAAACCGAGCGCCAGAAGCTCACCGACATGACGCGGGAAGCGGAACGTCGAGCGGCCGAATGGAGCGACCTGCCAGGCGAATCTCGTCCATGA
- a CDS encoding M81 family metallopeptidase, protein MKIFIAGFDTETNTFAPLPTGRRGFEDGFMAHGNATSLPANYCSAQLHVWRRIGEAAGCEIVESLCTYAEPGGLIIGAVYEELRDEILRDLRAAGPVDVVLLALHGAMAAEGYDDCEGDILAKVRSIVGPAIIIGAEFDLHAHLSDRMVENADLLVGYKEYPHVDISERAEELIGLALDAALGRTTPCMAVFDCRMIGTFRTTEQPLRGFIDRIISLEGKDGILSVTLSHSFPWADNPDVGAKVLVIADGDREKAALLARSLGEEFFSMRHQIAPRFVSFDQALDEALQHPAGPVVIADVADNPGGGAPSDSTFCLERLLERGISNTACGYFWDPMAVKFCFDAGRGARFQLRLGGKCGAASGMPLDLNVIVRGLEEKPVQHFGRSPNSLGPSAWIEAEGIDIIVTSLRTQVFNPDGFQALGLDITSRKIVVVKSTQHFHAGFAPVSAKIIYAATPGALDSNFATIPYTKLNNVFWPKVEWPFSS, encoded by the coding sequence ATGAAAATCTTCATCGCCGGATTTGACACGGAAACCAATACCTTTGCGCCGTTACCCACGGGCCGGCGAGGATTTGAAGACGGTTTTATGGCCCATGGCAATGCCACGAGCTTGCCTGCGAATTACTGCTCGGCGCAGCTTCATGTGTGGCGCCGAATTGGCGAGGCCGCCGGATGCGAAATCGTCGAGTCCCTGTGCACCTATGCAGAACCTGGCGGCTTGATCATCGGCGCCGTTTATGAGGAGCTTCGGGACGAGATCCTTCGGGATCTGCGGGCCGCTGGGCCGGTTGATGTTGTGCTTCTGGCTCTTCATGGCGCGATGGCGGCCGAAGGATATGATGATTGTGAAGGTGATATTCTGGCAAAGGTCAGAAGTATTGTCGGACCGGCTATCATCATTGGAGCGGAGTTCGATCTTCATGCCCACCTCTCCGATCGCATGGTTGAGAATGCAGATCTGTTGGTGGGTTATAAAGAATATCCGCATGTGGACATTTCCGAGCGTGCCGAGGAGCTTATTGGCCTTGCCCTTGACGCGGCTCTCGGGCGCACGACGCCATGCATGGCCGTTTTTGATTGTCGCATGATTGGCACGTTTCGCACAACTGAGCAGCCACTGAGGGGCTTCATCGATCGTATTATCTCCCTGGAAGGCAAGGACGGCATCCTCTCGGTCACGCTCTCACATTCGTTTCCCTGGGCAGATAATCCGGATGTCGGAGCCAAGGTTCTTGTTATCGCGGATGGCGACCGCGAAAAGGCCGCTCTGCTGGCGCGGAGCCTGGGTGAGGAATTCTTCTCGATGCGCCACCAGATCGCGCCCCGCTTTGTCTCTTTTGACCAAGCCCTTGATGAGGCGCTGCAACACCCTGCCGGTCCCGTTGTCATAGCCGATGTGGCTGACAATCCCGGTGGGGGAGCCCCGAGCGATTCGACCTTCTGCTTGGAAAGATTGTTGGAGCGAGGGATTAGCAACACCGCCTGCGGTTACTTCTGGGATCCCATGGCCGTGAAGTTTTGCTTCGACGCTGGCCGTGGCGCTCGATTCCAGCTGCGTCTGGGCGGAAAATGTGGTGCGGCATCGGGCATGCCATTGGACTTGAATGTTATCGTCCGTGGCCTTGAAGAAAAGCCGGTTCAGCACTTCGGCCGGTCCCCAAACAGCCTAGGTCCGTCTGCCTGGATTGAAGCCGAGGGAATTGACATCATAGTCACGTCGCTTCGAACCCAGGTGTTCAATCCTGATGGGTTCCAGGCCCTTGGGCTGGACATTACGTCCCGAAAGATCGTTGTCGTGAAGTCCACCCAACATTTTCATGCGGGTTTCGCGCCCGTCAGCGCGAAGATAATCTATGCCGCAACGCCCGGCGCACTGGACTCGAACTTTGCAACTATACCTTACACCAAGCTGAATAATGTGTTCTGGCCGAAGGTCGAATGGCCTTTCAGTTCATGA